Within Chloroflexota bacterium, the genomic segment CGGCGGGCGAGCATCTCCCAAATAGTTCGGGAAATGGTTGAGCGCGGCCTGCGGGAAGAACGGGGGCGGCTGTTGGAGCAGCAGCGGCAGGCGTTGGAGAACTTGCGGAAAGTCCGGCGTGAACTGGCAGCCGCAGGTGTAGCGCCTGTGAGCGGCGACGAAGTGGTTGAACTCATCCGCCAGATGCGAGAGGAGCGCACCGATGAAATCGTCCGCAACGTCCTCGGTCGTAATTGACGCCAATATAGTTGTGTATGCCGTGTGGGAGGGCGAGCGCACGGCTGCTGCGGATGCCTTACTGAACCGCCTGGAAGTTGAGGAAAAAATTCTCCATGTCCCTGCACTATGGCGCGCGGAGGTGGTTTCGGTGTTGCATGCGATAGGCGCTCTCCATGGCGCTGACAGAGAGCATGTAAAGGCTGCGGTGCAGGCAGCGTTAGGCATGGGCATCAAGGTCGTCCCGCTGGACGACGCACTTTGTTTTGCTGCTCTGGAATGGGCGGACGCGTTGAGGCAGACCAAAGCCTATGATGCCTTCTACCTGGCCTTGGCCGACCGGTTGGGGTGCGACTTTTGGACAGGCGACAAACGGCTATACAACCGCGCCCGACAAGTTGGCGCGGACTTCGTGAGGTTGCTTGGAGAGAGCGAAGCGTGAAGCCGCCCGCGGCTTGACAGCCGCCCCCCCCTTGACGCCGCCGCGTTCGGGCGGTATCATTGAGGTGTGGAATGGTATGGAACGCAGACAGCCAGGAGGCGACCGAT encodes:
- a CDS encoding ribbon-helix-helix protein, CopG family, translated to MSVTRMQILLTEEQAAELRRLARVRRASISQIVREMVERGLREERGRLLEQQRQALENLRKVRRELAAAGVAPVSGDEVVELIRQMREERTDEIVRNVLGRN
- a CDS encoding PIN domain-containing protein, with product MKSSATSSVVIDANIVVYAVWEGERTAAADALLNRLEVEEKILHVPALWRAEVVSVLHAIGALHGADREHVKAAVQAALGMGIKVVPLDDALCFAALEWADALRQTKAYDAFYLALADRLGCDFWTGDKRLYNRARQVGADFVRLLGESEA